In Parasteatoda tepidariorum isolate YZ-2023 chromosome 8, CAS_Ptep_4.0, whole genome shotgun sequence, the DNA window atattattctatttattttgacatattGCTATTTTAAGCATTAGATgcgttaaaatatttgtttcttatgaGTTGGATATTTGTCTCCTTTCAACCTTAGAATTTATCATTTACACTTCGTACTTCGTTTGGGACCATCAAAATATGCGATTTTACTAATACTTGTCCaacataaactaattttctgagaattactttaaaaaaaatcaccataaTCGAGGgaaactttctatttttttttcttacaaattgaTGAAATGATGGTTTCTGAGAAACAAATTGATGAATTCTGAGAAACTTCTGAATCATTTCTGGCTGAATCGgtaatgatatttattactttcgctattatgaatttgaaattgaataataaaaccgATTAAAGTGAATAAtactttctattattttgtatatttacatgcaatatttttataattcatcgtgaattctataatttttctttcaaaatatcgaTACTCGTCTTCTAATCGAACAATTCCTTCAATTTTAGTCAAATTAATTGCGAAGCACATTTTTCTCATCCTTTTCCGatctttaacttttaattaagtcAACTAAGAGTCTGTTGCTATATGCttgaaactatataaaattatggaaTTATTATAGCGCTCTAATTTAAAAGACGAACTACGATTTTGAACTTTAGGAATTACACTAGGGGTTTCCAAAGTGAAAGTCATATCTATATATCATAAAGAAAAAGCTATCTTGATTCAAACAGAAAAAGCTTACtcagagaaaaaatatggtcaaaagtacccagaatatggtaaaatttaacgcGTTTCTGTCTCTAttggaaaaccaaaaaaaaactcGGTAGTTTTTAGTGAAGGGCtgtggtaatgattttggtgaaattaacaaaaaaatatgattttatagtaggtgataaaatttggtgctTTCTTACTGTGATACCTTAAAACATgctataaaaaccatttattcggttaaattacttttcaattctgtattttttaaataaatatgtggttatagaactatatttttaaaaaccggTAATATTCCGATAAACCGCTAAcatacttatgtttttttttttttttttttaatttataaaNttttttatttttttttttttttttttaaaccagaaatgttattaccatacaatacggtaaattttatcataatttatttctccGTGTTGCATTGATAGTTTTTGAATGCACGTAAGGCATCATTATCTTAGTCTATTTTAAAAAGCTCAAATGTTCCACATCTCTTTGCTATTTTTAACCTGTGTAAAGTTGGATTTTCTATAGTTGCTGTTCTTAGAGTAATATCGTTCGAAAGtgaatattgaagaaaaaataggagTTACGCACTAAAACGGGagtcttgaaaaatttattgttaaggaattaattagaaataaaacaataattaatgttttcgatttttttaatttattacgatGAAAAAGTATTCAGTGATTGTTcaacaataagaattttttaattcatttttagattGATTCCTTTCAAGGTTTtctaagatttaattaaataaactaaaataactctaatgtttatttaaacagtCATGTTACAGTTCTGTTTAAGTTTTAACGTAAGTACCCGAAGAAAAagagtatggttaaaactaccagaataaggtaaaatttaccgtgatTCTGGCTTGTGTGCACTCtgtggaaacaccaaaaaacacggtatttttaccgaaacgctttggtaatgacaTTCGGAGAATATGGAACGGATGAAGAATATGGTCTCATAATTTGTGATAACAATTTggtaaatatagaaaaaaaattctaattttatcataattctttagagtataaataattattaaaaatatttattctgtcaaatttacttttcagttttatattttttactaaatgagtggtaacaaaaattttgaaaacttgtaaaattccggtaaaccgttaacCTACTAATGGAAAAAtcaccaaatgaatagtttaaataccgtatattttagtttttatttacagagttttttttacttgaaatatcaGCCAACAGTACAGTAATTTAACCTAAATTTAACTGTGTGTGCTATACATAAAACAATAGGaaaaccctgaataacttttgatccaatccTAAAGGTTCTAAagcctaaccttaaatatggtaattaataagtgtaaacaataattaagaagttaaaaaaagcattctttCTCTACATACTCATAAAAACAGCAGTCAAAAGTTAGGGCTcccataatattaattttttgcacttttcgCAATTTCTCCGGagttaatgaaacaaataaaatggaaaattgcATACAATTCTAAAGTGCTGctagtcttaaaaaaaattccatattttttctgCCTAAACTCTTGGCAACCAATTTCTCTATACCTCCATGTTTTGAAGGTTTAGACACAATTCACTTTCGgagaaaaaatgcatgtttattcatagaaagtacATTTATTTCGCAGCGTAACAATTAAGACTTTCAAACGAATAAGATTAAGTTTTAGTAAGTGAAAATCcagttattaaatcaaaagttattcaaggtatTCTTTTTTGTGCACTTTACTACTGAAGTAAGCATAACCTGGAGTCGGTTAAATTTGTGCATCTACCCGATGATTGAATTgacgaaacaatttttttttgaaaattttatatttgttaaaaatattactttgacaGACGCCAGCAGAGAAAACTGACACATTGATTTACCTTGACTTAGATTGAAgtgaaatttcaaagcatttttttttcataaaaaagttattgcaatttttttttatttgttgaatatGAGATGGTACTCTTCTTTACTTGTCAAAAGCATCAGAATTCAGAGCAAACATCTAATCTTGACTTTTTAggagttttaactttttattttttccccatttttcgCTTGTCTGCtcataactatatttatttttgcacatgaaaaatcacttttcagcattaaattttatttttgatgaaaatgttttgtaaaagcTGAAATATCTGACTacaatatattacatatttaaaaatagaaaatatttcttataatgacCAAATGATgagagaacattttaaaaaagtttattatttattctagtaattgttaatttaaatgcaaatatgctgatatttttcaattttaaatggcagTTGAAGaaaattacgtatttaaaagaaattcatattAAGTTTATGtagaattattagttttttttaatgtaatattttataactgtttcaaATAGTTgagttcattttacaaaatagcTTTATGAGTATAATAATTAATCTACAGTAATGGAAAAGACACTTCCAGATTTtgatattgttttgaatttctcaagaaattagAAGATtgtttcgtaaatttaaaagtatttagttcATGAGATTTTTATACCTTGCAATAAAGTTTTAAGCTCTCAGAGGTTTGAGAGACCAGCTTTCAGAGGTTGAGAGGTTTGAGAGACCAATCAACAAGAGATAAATTACGaacaaaaacaagtatttttgaacaccctatgaaagaagatcaagcaatataagcttgtaacttgtatcaACTACTTTGGTTGTTATTTGCAATGGCTGCATAATTTTTCGTTACTCcagcttaaataatttttcaaatgcgaatattttcttgaagaaaaaaaactaattagttttttttaactaaaatattcagtaaaatttaaaaaaattttaagaagcaatttaaaattaattacaaatttattgttttaaaatttgaaaattttgatatgaCCAGCCATTTgaagatatgagtatttaaagtagttattttgTACTGCGCTcgcgcaaaaaataaatttaaaactattttttcataattttgtagtgatgTATTTGGCCACTAATGGAAAAcatctgatttaaatatctgaaaaatgaaaaaaattttaagcaattttttaagcacagtttgtgctttttaaaagaaagataaaaataatagggGGTTTTCACAAATTCTATTATGTAGTATTGTAAATTACTCACTACCCTGTAATGACTGGGCagcaagaacaaaataaaatatgaggaAAACCCCTTATCGTTACGAAAAGCATTATAGTACATATGATCTATACTTTTAAGCaccaacaaaacaaaatggaacTGTGCTAAGAACTATGTCTGccgcaaaattaaataagaaaagaagaacGTTGAAATAAGCAAATCAGGAGAAATTGTCACAAAGAGGGGTTAAATGttgttatttaaagattttttaaggcTACAAGTTTTTCAGAAgttcttaaacatttttgtaaaagtatcTTCAGTTTTCATACTAGCTCATTTCAGAAACaatcactttaaataatatttgtaaaaatattattgcctacttatattattcatattaagttcattaaaataacgcatattttagagaaagaaaaaatactgaataacataaaatattatactaaaatttattttgttaacatttaatatttaccagtcataaacgattaaaatatgatttattttatcttttcacaAAAGTGATTCtgagaatttcaattttttgtttaattataaattgattaaaaatagattgacaaattaatgtaactaattttgttaaagtattttgttaattagaATATGATTAAGATAAATAAAGCGAAATTGTACAACATAGATAGATTATTATTGACAtaatagagaaaatttaaaaatttcataatttcatcaaagattgtaaaattttaaatgattttattataaataagaaagaacatgtttctttttgttataactgttttaatataaatcgtacttctaattttaaatgttttttttaaaaacaaaatagtcaataaaatgagatcaaatataaatttaaatatcattataataaaattaaaaaaaacgtgtgATAAATTCTTACTAGTTAGATATActttaaagcattaatttaacaaatgatTTGGAAAGAAATGAGTGTCAATACTAAGTATTTTACTCTCAAAAGTTACAGAAACGAAGATCTGCCATCCTGATAAGCCGTTTTGGTTCGTGTGTGATACTTTTGGTGTTTTAATTGTTCAGATTAGTTCATTGTATTTAGCAAATAGAGGAAGGTAATATGCATTGTGcacaaatatttacatatatatttactcTAAGACATTAATTCAATGGGAAATAATGAATGTcagtattttgcattttagtcaaaatttttacaaaaatagtatATCTGATAAGCCTTTTAGGCTCGTACAGACTTTATACGACTTTTCAGTTTTACTTAAGTATTCaacataattaattgtttttaacaggTAAATGAAGATCATATATAGTACAATTAATCTGGATAATtactctaaattattaatttaatgtattgtgagaaaatcggaaaaaaacaagcatttttaatttcattcttaaatgcAAATATGAACAGATATTAGAATTCTGTATGAGCCTTCTTGGCTCAAGTagaaatttatactattttttgattatttatgcacttaattcaatgtattttagaaaattttcgaGAATAATATGCatgataaacaaatatttacatgtGTTATTGTGGTAGTTACTCTAAGACattaattctatgtaaaataagtaaataaatgagtGTCAGCATTTTGCATTTTAGTCCGAATTGCTACGAAAATAGTTGTCAGTATCTCTGATAAGACTTCAATAcgaattttcagttttacttACATATTCATctcaattaattgttttaagcaGATAAAGTAAGATAGTATACAGTACAATTAATCTTGATAATTACactaacttaataattaaatgcatgTTTAGAAAACGTTTGAAacgaaacaattatttttaatttcaatcttaaatgcaaacaaaaacgGATATTACAATTGCGTACAAGCCTCCTTGGCTAGAGCTGGAATTTACGCTATTGTTTGGTTTTTTAAGTGTTTAGCAGATTAATTTAATACAGTTAGCAAATAATTTGCTTGGTACACAAATATTTACATGTGTTATTATGGTAGCTACTCTAAGACATTAAATTCAATATgagataagtaaataaatgaatgtgagtattttgaatttaaggCACAATGGCTGCGCGAATAGATGACAGTATCTCTGAAAAACCTTATTTGCTCGCACAAATTTAATGCTGATTTTTGATGGTATTTACATATTCATCATAATTAATTGTGCTAAGCacataaattaagataatataCAGTTGACAGATATTTAATCTGGATAACTACTccaaattacaaatttagtaTATGGTAAGGAATAAATAAACaccattattttcaatttcactcTCAAACGTAAGCAAAAACGGATATCAGTATTCCTGATAAGCCTTTTTGGTTGGTACagattttctacaaatttttggATGCTTTTctctttcatcaaaataattaattgtgttAAGTAgacatatgaagaaaatatgCACAATACACTAATAATTAATCTTGATAACtaggaaatttatttgaatttcacactcttttaattttactccaGTGAATTACATGAGAATTCTACTTTTCGGATTAAATCCATCTGCTAGCTGCATTTTCACTGCTAAAGGATTTTGAACACCGTaatcaaaattcaaactatcatcaaaagttttaaaataaccataaCCAGCTGGAACAGGAGGATCTATGAAATCCGGAGAATAAAGTTTATTCCATTTTGCACTAACACCCCAGTCTTTAGAATCCAGAGAAGTAGCAATCAAAGATGAAAATTTTGCAGTAATTGCTGTTGCTAGCTGGTCAGCAGTCATAGCCGTGAAGGGAGTGCTCAGTACTCCGGCAGCTGCCAATGCCTCTGATGTACCCACAGATATGGCGGATATACTTGATGGCAAGTTGCCGTCAGGAAATTTAGCCAACAATTTATCATATGAATCAACAAATACGGAAGCTACTTGGAATCCAAATTGGGCAGCCATTCCTTGCCCTATTAAGTTAGCCACTTTACGAGTGCCAACAAGTGTCATGGCTGTATGCATAGCAGTCGATCCAAAAAGTTTATCAGCTAATAAATCAGGAAGCACATTCAAAACGGAGAGTTGCTTAGGTGTCGAAGAATTTCCTTTCTCGCCTTTTCCACCTTTACCTCCTACTCCTAAACCAACATTAGCACCTAAACCAAGACCAACGTTTGCATCAAGTCCCAATCCAGCATTTATGTTTGCCCCAATATCAGCTCCCAAACCAAGAGCTGCATTCACACCTACATCTGCAGCTGCACCAATATTAGCATTTACATCAGCTGCTACACCTAAGGCAGCATCAATATCTAATAAACCTCTTTTTCTTCTCCTTCCCCAATATCCAGATCCTACGCCTAGAGCTGCATCAACATTTGCATTAACATCGGCATATGCATCTAATCCTAAGCCAACACCCACATCTGCTTTTGCAGCAATATCTGCCGCGACATCTAGACCAACATCAGCATTAAGCCCTAATCCAACATCAGCATTAACTCCTAATCCTACATCAGCATTAACTCCTAATCCTACATCAGCATTAACTCCCAAACCGGCATCTACATTTAACCCAATAccttttttcttagaattttctgCTGACGGAGCAGCCGTCAATGGTGTCATCCATGATAATCCCAAATATGATGGTGAATAGGCTCGATACGGAGATTTCGATTTGGACATATATTGTATGGCCTTAATAATAGCATTAGACGCTATTGCGGCTTGTATATTTGTATTTCCAGATATAAAGTATCCTAGTGAATACAATGCCTTAGCGGTTGCAACTGAAATAAGTTTAGCATaagttttgtaacttaattttgTGCCTAAGGATAAGAAAGCATTTGCGTATGTGTCCACAAAGAATGCCGTGTTCGGCGATCCAAACGCTTCAGCCATAACGTTGCCTAATGTGCTGGCAAAGGTTTTCCAATTTGGTGTTGATAATCCCAATAAGAATGTTTCAGAAAACTTGCTGGAGGAAATTAAATTGCCATATAAGACTTTCTTAAATTTGTCACTAAAACCAGATGCTTTTGCAGCTTTGAGTATTGGTGGATATTTTCGGGACACTGCATCAGGTCCTACGTATGGTAACATTTCTAATCCACTCAAAACAGAGAAATATGAGTTGTACGGATTATTGTTGATACCTAGACCTACTCCGGGTACTGAAGAAGTGCTCAAGTAATTCAAAATACCTCCGGTAATTGCTTTGGTTGCCATagttatttgaattgaaattgcaGATGGTGAGAGAATTCCCAAAGTAGTTAAAATATTGGTTAAACTGAGTGAAATGCCTTGTGCACAAATATCAGGAGATgtcatttcactttttattaagGCTCTAATGTCGCTTTCTAAACCTAGCAGATAAGTACGCGGTATGTTGAAAGCTTTCGATAAAAATTGAGCAATAGCGGATACCAAACCTGGAACAGCTGCACTTGGAATTGACTCCGAAAATACGTGTCTGAAGTATTTATCTTTAACTAAATCTacgtaaattttttgtttaaaaacttcctTTGCTTCTTTCATGCCTTTGGATTCTTTTCCTTTAGCTCCAGCTCCTAAGCTAACACCAAGTCCAACATCTGCTCCAATACCCAATCCTACATCAGCTCCAATACCTAAACCAACATCAGCTCCAATACCCAATCCTACATCTGCTTTCACATCAGCATTGACTCCCAACCCTACATCTGCCTTTACATCAGCTCCAACCCCTACATCAGCATTTAAGCCAGCTCCAAGCCCTAATCCTAGTCCTAGCCCCGTGTTCAAACCGGCGCCAAGACCTAAACCAGCGTTTAATCCAAGCCCTAACCCTAACCCAGCATTAACATTTGCGCCAAGACCTAAACCAGCGTTCAATCCAAGCCCTAAACCTGCATTAACATTTGCGCCGAGACCTAATCCAACATCTGCATTTAAACCAGCTCCGACTCCTAAACCTGCTCCTAACCCAAGGCCTAAATTTAATCCAGCTCCTAATCCAAGACCCCCTTTTCCACCACCTCCTAATCCAGCCTTTGCATTTAATCCAGCTCCAATTCCTATATCAGAGTCATACGTATCACTGAAGTCATCTGAATTTCCATCGAATCCCATAGACAGAGGCCTCATAGAAGATATTGGAATGGAAGATATGATGATATCAGCCACTTCGCTTGCAACCTGATAGTTATTGTAtccatttaaaactttatttcgaGCCAGAAGGTAACCAATCGCACCACTTATAGCATGAGCGTAGACTTCAGGTCCAGCACCAGGGTAGTTGTAACCCAGAGAATTGAACAGGAGGGAACTTCCAAGTTGGTCTGGTATTAGGAACTCTCTTGCTAGATTTTGGGCAATCACATTTCCAAAACTTGCTGCCACATCAGGAGAAACTGCTCCACTGAATATAAGTCGGAAGGCATTGTTTGATAAGAGATGCATATAAAGGTTATCAGCAAAACTTGCCGATAACACATTTGGTGCTCCAACACCAAAGTCTGTGAAGTAACCATGTACTCCAAAATGATGGCTATAAGGTAATCCCAAgatgaaacttataaaaacaaCTCTCCAAAAAGCCGACATTTCTGTTTTTCCGACTTTTCAAAACTAAAGTTACGAGAAGTATGATTACAATTACTTTATATGACGACATTAATAGCAATTAGCGTGTTGCAGCTGTCACACGCACTTTTATATGTGCATATTAATGACTCGAGACGAGACAATTTTTTACAGCCGCGTACCTTGATATTATTGACACTGAAGGCTTTTAGCATGCCACCAAAACGTGTTGTGTGTCATTAGctgtttttaatagtttctatttgagctttaatttagtatttagtaTATAAGAATGACGAAAAAACGttcataaacttttattatcagtgttgaaatgtttatattaGAGAATGATGAGTTGGTTTGTTATGTAAGAATTGGTAGTGCGAAAATTCACATATTTGTTTAATGGCTTTGGCATAAGCGCATTTCTTATCATTCAGAAttagatattattaatttataaatcacaaAAGCAATGCAAagtaatgaaaggaaaaaaaaactagtttgcCTTGCctattttcagagaaaaaacattagaaaaaataccagaaattgttcaaaatataactttatttacgagaaatagtaatgttttttttgtcattCACTATATTAAATATCTGTATCACAGTTTGTAcaaattatatagtattttaaaaagtcactTGACATCTTATTTGTACACCACGAAACATTACTggagtttaaaaataaggaaacaatgttattttcaattttactctGTTTTAAAACTgagtacatatttaaatttgtaaattatttgctGATTTAATTCTGAGAGCCATGCAAGAACAGAACAGGAcagaaaataccatttttacttatatataacttagaaaaaagtaaatacaaaaatgcgataaaaattcaaaaatcaattaattaaattttattgcatttttaattattttcattgcttaaaaatgatacattttaatccttagcatattttaggataaaattaAGAACTCTTAAACTGTACATATTGTGGGATACTTTTACAGTGCATATCTTCACAATTTGGTTTTGAACTAAATTTCAAGAGACAAAAAGTAATAagatatttacttaatttatttttaattaagtataattaagtatatttttaatttgaaccagcatttaatttaatttaaaccatttaatttaattaattaagtatatttttaattaagtataatttaagtATAAGGTATCTCTTAagatatttacttatatttaccATAAAACTGCCACAAAGATTACTTGAATCAAATTTCTTACCTTcccaatattattttatcattataaattcaGAGTAACGAAGATAAacctaattatattatttatatgaataatttgcgaagaaatataaataaaataaatatttaaaaaaatgatacattaagagataaaattatatcaaatattgtTCAATATATTGGTCTCTGGGTCTCGAGTCCCAGTATGGGTCTTTGGTCTGATATATTAagttagcttttaatttttggcaAAAGAGGCAAAAGAGAGCAAAAACagacatatatttatatagaataatagatttatcaataattatctTAGATTTTACAAAtcagaatttgaattttttttgataaccTATTGAttgataaatgataataaattaatcgattagatttcttattttttgactGGTATTGAATGGTTGacacatttttgattttatgaatttgattcaactccgtagccttgaaattttgaatccaagCTTCTGATTTGAGCTTCTGTATCAACAATTTAGACAAAATAATATTCGTGGGAGAACTTTTCGATGTGAGTAACTCGCATTTGTGTTACGTGGAGGAAAGATTATAAAATAGCAGTAGTCCAATGCCGCTTCAAATGCCTCTAAGAAGATGAATTGTTGCCTTTTATTGTAGGTTTAGAAAAGTAGAAAACGAAACATATTCCCCTCACTGATAAATTGAAGTTAAATGTCCATCTGTAATAAATTGGGtaacattgtaaaataaaataaaaaaaaaacagctaatTTAATGCACTGAGTATCCGTTTCACTGATTTCTTAATACGCCAATGCTCTGAATTGTCACCCTACTGATTCTAAAACACATTGATTCACGTATTGACCGATTTGTAGAttcactattttataaattcttttttttcattttaatcgtTCCACAGATCGTTAGACACAGTTCCCAGTAAGTCACCAATATCAATGttgcatcactggttgcggtcagaaAAAATGTGGGTAACTATTTTGATCAGCTTGAGGGTGTACCGTATCAGTTCTCGTTATAATGTTCTAGACTTCGTGTGTAGGTCGTTGGGCCACCAAAGCGGGCGAGCTATTCTCGTTGCGGGGGATTAAAATTATGAGGGCATGTTCTTGGATCGTCAGctgggatgttttccagaccgtcgtcaatagtccattgtgcgagccacgatggctcaggggatacagcgttcactttccaatgaggtaaaccggggttcgatcccggcaaTGGCTTgccgatacgaatttcgcatccggcttgcaccgaccacagtgctgacgtgaaatatcctcagtggtagacggatcatgggttagagttcccttgtcatcaGGCTAAACGTTGGAGGGTCTCGTGGTCTTCCGCtgcatgtagcgcaaatgcgggttagctccatcaaaaagtcctccacgatggcaaatttctcccaatacgcgatacaggagttcccttgtcatctggattgggttcaaaattagaaggctacggagatgaacattagtagtcgtaaacccataaaattgtgtcggctgttcaacgacggtaacaaaataaaataaaatagtccattgtgcagctctttCACTTGCTACATTAAgaatcattaatataataacaGTTGCTGCCAAGGAATTCAAgaatctttaaactttttttttcaagctttttaaaTCAGGACTTTAGTGTACATGATTATTTCAGACTATATTAGCTTTTTGAAtcgataaaaatgatttaatgtgAAAGACGAGTAACATTTAGTTgggtaattagttttttttttgggtgCAAGAGTCAGGAAAGGCTATATACCACGCTTAGCACTAGGTAGATAATagaattcatttcaaattaagtttagATATTCAGTGTCTTTAAGATAATCAACAAAGCTTATGCGAGGATCGTCACCAACTAAGATTTTTAAGTTAAGACAATCTCAAATGAAACATCGGCatcttttgagttttaaatttctacactgtgttaaaatgtgcttaatgataaataattttctgcacCTACAGCA includes these proteins:
- the LOC139426233 gene encoding fibroin heavy chain-like, with the protein product MSAFWRVVFISFILGLPYSHHFGVHGYFTDFGVGAPNVLSASFADNLYMHLLSNNAFRLIFSGAVSPDVAASFGNVIAQNLAREFLIPDQLGSSLLFNSLGYNYPGAGPEVYAHAISGAIGYLLARNKVLNGYNNYQVASEVADIIISSIPISSMRPLSMGFDGNSDDFSDTYDSDIGIGAGLNAKAGLGGGGKGGLGLGAGLNLGLGLGAGLGVGAGLNADVGLGLGANVNAGLGLGLNAGLGLGANVNAGLGLGLGLNAGLGLGAGLNTGLGLGLGLGAGLNADVGVGADVKADVGLGVNADVKADVGLGIGADVGLGIGADVGLGIGADVGLGVSLGAGAKGKESKGMKEAKEVFKQKIYVDLVKDKYFRHVFSESIPSAAVPGLVSAIAQFLSKAFNIPRTYLLGLESDIRALIKSEMTSPDICAQGISLSLTNILTTLGILSPSAISIQITMATKAITGGILNYLSTSSVPGVGLGINNNPYNSYFSVLSGLEMLPYVGPDAVSRKYPPILKAAKASGFSDKFKKVLYGNLISSSKFSETFLLGLSTPNWKTFASTLGNVMAEAFGSPNTAFFVDTYANAFLSLGTKLSYKTYAKLISVATAKALYSLGYFISGNTNIQAAIASNAIIKAIQYMSKSKSPYRAYSPSYLGLSWMTPLTAAPSAENSKKKGIGLNVDAGLGVNADVGLGVNADVGLGVNADVGLGLNADVGLDVAADIAAKADVGVGLGLDAYADVNANVDAALGVGSGYWGRRRKRGLLDIDAALGVAADVNANIGAAADVGVNAALGLGADIGANINAGLGLDANVGLGLGANVGLGVGGKGGKGEKGNSSTPKQLSVLNVLPDLLADKLFGSTAMHTAMTLVGTRKVANLIGQGMAAQFGFQVASVFVDSYDKLLAKFPDGNLPSSISAISVGTSEALAAAGVLSTPFTAMTADQLATAITAKFSSLIATSLDSKDWGVSAKWNKLYSPDFIDPPVPAGYGYFKTFDDSLNFDYGVQNPLAVKMQLADGFNPKSRILM